The Xenorhabdus poinarii G6 nucleotide sequence AACAGGGCGCATTACCTGGTCTCAAATGTTCAAAAACTGGATTAACGTTTATCTCGGTAATCTCATTGGTGCACTGTTCTTCATGGCTTTGATTTGGTATTCCGGTCAACATGCTGTTGCTAACGGCGACTGGGGTCTGAATGTCTTACAGACAGCAAACCATAAAATGCATCACTCTTTTATTGAGGCCGTATGCCTGGGTATTTTAGCCAACCTGATGGTCTGCCTTGCTGTCTGGATGAGCTATGCCGGTCGCAGTCTAATCGATAAATTGTTCGTATTGATACTCCCAATAGGTATGTTTGTCGCCAGCGGCTTCGAACACAGTATTGCGAATATGTTTTTAATTCCGTTCGGAATTGTTATCAAAAATTTTGCTCCTGATGAATTTTGGCTAAAAGTGGGCACAACCCCGGAACAGTTTCCACAACTCAACGTTTCGAGCTTTATTACCGACAATTTAGTGCCCGTCACAATCGGTAACATTATTGGTGGTACGGTATTGGTTGGGTTGGCTTATTGGTTGATTTATTTACGTGGTAGTAAAAACACTCAGTGACTTCCGCGTCAGATTTCTTAAAAATTCCACTGTTAAAAGGTAAAAGTATCATGTCCGAGTTAAACGAAAAATTTTCTGTAGCATGGCAAGGCTTTAACGAGGGTAGTTGGCAGACTGAAGTCAACGTGCGTGATTTCATCCAGAAAAACTATACTCCGTATGAAGGTGATGAATCATTCCTTGCAGGCGCCACAAATGCAACCAATGTTTTGTGGGAGAAAGTGATGGAAGGCATCAAAATCGAAAACCGTACCCATGCGCCGGTCGATTTTGATACTGACATTGCGTCAACAATTACGTCTCATGATGCTGGTTATATCGAAAAAGATCTGGAAAAAATCGTTGGCCTGCAAACTGAAGCCCCTTTGAAACGTGCCATTATTCCATTTGGTGGCATTAAAATGGTCGAAGGCTCTTGTAAAGCCTATCAGCGCGAGCTTAACCCGAAACTGAAACAGATTTTCACTGAATATCGGAAAACGCATAACCAAGGCGTATTCGATGTTTACACGCCTGATATCCTGAAATGCCGTAAATCTGGTGTATTAACGGGTTTGCCTGATGCCTACGGTCGTGGCCGGATTATCGGCGATTATCGTCGCGTAGCACTGTATGGTATCGATTTTCTGCGTGATGAGAAATTTGCGCAATTCACTTCTTTACAGGAAAAATTGGAAAACGGCGAAGATTTAGAATCGACTATCCGCCTGCGTGAAGAGCTGGCTGAACAGCACCATGCGCTGGGTCAAATCAAAGAGATGGCGGCTAAATACGGTTATGATATTGCCAATCCGGCAACCAATGCGCAAGAAGCGGTGCAATGGACTTATTTCGCTTATCTGGCCGCTGTTAAATCTCAAAACGGGGCAGCCATGTCTTTTGGCCGGGTGTCCAGTTTCCTGGATATCTACATCGAACGTGATATACAAGCCGGTCAAT carries:
- the focA gene encoding formate transporter FocA — encoded protein: MKTDNPFNLFPPAVMAQIADDSGVYKVNKHPAVTYLSAIMAGIFISIAFVFYITATTGSSSIPYGLAKLTGGICFSLGLMLVVVCGVDLFTSTVLTIISKATGRITWSQMFKNWINVYLGNLIGALFFMALIWYSGQHAVANGDWGLNVLQTANHKMHHSFIEAVCLGILANLMVCLAVWMSYAGRSLIDKLFVLILPIGMFVASGFEHSIANMFLIPFGIVIKNFAPDEFWLKVGTTPEQFPQLNVSSFITDNLVPVTIGNIIGGTVLVGLAYWLIYLRGSKNTQ